The following proteins are co-located in the Styela clava chromosome 15, kaStyClav1.hap1.2, whole genome shotgun sequence genome:
- the LOC120343223 gene encoding uncharacterized protein LOC120343223 — protein sequence MVLILASSIKVECEKHQSKAPKTLRFLDLLACYFKEELSSIYQIFDEDVTDERICEVVQPTPTVIIRDFFDAVTCAFGSYYVFNMQYPKEAKKTYEFVQRYFAGIGDNAPRSKKKTDENRLHPKVQALLEKFQ from the exons ATGGTGTTGATCTTGGCTTCATCCATAAAGGTCGAGTGTGAGAAGCATCAGTCTAAAGCTCCAAAAACTTTGAGATTTCTGGATCTCTTGGCATGTTATTTCAAAGAGGAATTATCATCCATTTACCAGATATTTGAT GAAGATGTAACAGACGAGAGAATATGTGAGGTTGTGCAGCCAACACCAACAGTTATCATTCGTG ATTTCTTCGATGCAGTGACATGCGCCTTTGGATCTTATTACGTTTTCAATATGCAATACCCGAAGGAGGCAAAGAAAACGTACGAGTTTGTACAACG ATACTTCGCAGGAATTGGTGACAATGCCCCCCGCTCAAAAAAGAAGACTGATGAAAATAGACTACACCCAAAAGTTCAGGCCCTACTGGAAAAATTCCAATAA